DNA from Rosa rugosa chromosome 6, drRosRugo1.1, whole genome shotgun sequence:
cttaggggcacgactataattggattccggaatatgctctatttccacggatctcgaattatagttcttcacaaggatgttgtcatacttttcagtgacattcatagctccaatgagctcatgaaaccttgtgatccgtcctgcagtaacatcaattcgatagttcttagcaaccatcaatgcagaaacggggaaggtagagagagtcttctcaatcaacatcgcatttgtgatctctttaccacagaattccattaaggatttaatgcgaagtgcttccgagttatagtcaagaactgacttgaaatcataggagcggaggctatgccatctcacttctaggtcaggaagcaaggaaggagtcacggacgttgccaaatctttcttcgagtgagacccacagccttctggggtcttcttcattcatacactcgtactggagcgaatcatccatatgacgagtcattaggatgatggctttcgccttatttgcctctaaggctgctctatttgcttccaaagcttgagcttgctcaacagttagcacgtcctggctaggctcgagaatcgtatccaggattccatcggccttgagatgctggcggacatcacgaactcacctgtgatattcagagccagttgttcccaatggagcaaagtccaatttgttcaggttactcatcctgaaagagaacaagaaattagggttagtttcggagcgtgaaaggctaccacgaaaacatataaaatttctgagcgtagtcgcttccaagaaattaggaatttccgagcgtagtcgcttccaagaaattcgattccaagaggggttggattagatcgaaacaatgatgtgtgtggtcgatcgttttcttctcaacaaactcttaagtttggaggactctacaagctccaagcttggagtgagcacgaacccccacagttcggcttttggtctcccctatgaagaagaaaggggggtagaagaagggaggttgcaagtcctcgagaaaaaaagaagaaaagtaataaaaacttcaaaaacgggaacttttagaaaagtttaccttaaaAGATGGCCGGAAAAATGTTGCCAGAAAAGTACTGTAGCTGAccggaagtggccggaaaaagtcaccggaaactGCAGAAAGTGGCcgggaaagtcgccggaaagtggccggaaaagtttCCGGAAAAGTGTTGACCGGTCTTTGACCGGTGGGTTGACCGGTGTTGACTGATCGTTGACCGATGTGGTGATGTGGCAGATCAGTTTGGCGGCTTGGCGGCTAGGTGGCTTGGCTTGGCGGCTTGGCGGCTTGGCTTGACGGCTTGTCTTGGCGGCTTGGAGCCTACTGCAAGTGGGCTCAAGTTTTGGGCTGCAGCAAGTGGACTTGGGCTGTggcttcctcctttttttttttttttttctgacgGTTCAGGTCATGaagattccggtggccggttcggatattttccggccggttctggaggcggggccgccggttctggactcctggagttgagatcttcaaggtgggcggcggtggtttctgggatttgaaggctacgaatttaggatttcagggttagggctcgtgctgataacgtgttgtagagaaactgaaattgagaggaatttgctgtgtattctcattgataataggggcctctttatatagaggattacaatgcatagaatctcaatcatacaaggaaagtaattctacattgattaggattctagatccttctaattaaatcatattaccactaggtcaagtaacctagagtttgggctaaacacaaattaggttttccttcaacaaaattatgttttttttaccttatttaattaaattaacatattttaatataatattcatcaaaattatactcatattatattttagtcaaTAATAGTGAAAATAACACTCCCATATAGCACCtcatggttggagatgagaattgagtcctatatgaatagtgcaacaagggggtgctaaaatgagaatagcacccccaaatggtgccaatggttggagttgcccttataGTACATCCGTCCATTATTCCGTTAAAAATGCCTACGTGGCGGTCATGTGACATTCATGTGAGTAAAATGGTAAGGATAAAAGGCAATTTCTGGAATGCGCCCTACGTAGGGTGCGCCCCAGACGGCCGTTAACGAAAGGCCAAAATAGTCATTAAACATTTCACAAACGACAAGGTGGTTGCAATGGGTAAAAATCTCTCTTACTGTGGCGCCATCCATCTCAACAGAGGGGTGCAATGGTCATTTAACATTGAGTTCTCACGTGCCAATCAGCAATGTAGTCGTCGACTACCTAATCGAAGAGGAAGGCACTGAGTGAGGACTGACACCACACATCGGTTGAAGTTGAATGAGAAATCGGAGGTGGAAGAACAGTCGGTGGAGGAATGACAAAGAAGCTATGTGGAACAGTATTGCCTCAATCACCTCCTTGGTAGGGTCTCATGACTCATCTTCCTCCGAACCTTTGTAATTGGCTTCGACCATAACATGAATCTTTGGCCACTTTCCTGTGTCTTCTCCCTTTGCTCTCCGTTTCCATACTTAACGAATTCTGTGTTTATGAATTCAACCAAATATCAATACACAACTCACAGCACAAATCATCAACTCAACCCGGCCAAACGATCTGGCTTCGTCCTATCATCCTTTCGAGTTCTGGGACCAGGAGACCTACCGGAGAAGAGTCAGAAGTCCGGAATTGCTGCTGGAAACCGAAATCCCAATAAAAATCAGAAGTACCCAAAATACAATTTCTCCAACGATTAATCGAATTGAAGAACTACTTACATAGACGTGAATAGGACGAGGAGTAGACCAACTTTCCTATACCATGCAAGCTGAACCGTCGCCAGAGTCGCCGCCAGCAATTGCTTGAAAACTAGCTGGAATTGCAGCGGCTTCTTGACGTCGTACAGTCGCCGATTAGATGATCTGAGGTCACGGATCGCACCACACTGACGAGAGGGTTCAGCCGCCACGGTTCATCGACCTGAGGTGACCGGAATCAAGAGATGAGGTCTGGTCAAGCTTCCGCGTCGCACGGGGTCTGGTTCGAAGCTTCTGGGTCGTACAATCCCATCTGGTCTTTAATACCCCCACCTAAAATCAATTTCGACGGTTAAGATCAAGCGATGAATAATTTTAATGGCTCAGATTGCACCACGgtattttccatttttcttaaaTGATTTTCCATAATTCTAAAACTTTAAAAAATCACTATAAATAGCTTGGGTGTCTAAAAAATTTTGCTGAAAATTCCCTTGCACTTATCGtatcgtgtactttattatcaaaCTCTTAAATCGAGGATTTTACCTTGTGAAAATTTCTGcaaatattctcgagcacctTTTATAATTACCGAGATCGTAAATTAAATCTCAACTAATTGCATTTCCACTTCTTAAAtattttccggggctcacaataTACTATATGTTACAACTAATAAATAAAttagaccacattagtagacatataaggattttgtgtgatccaaataatcgaaattgaaaattgataaattggATATTACCAATCTATTTATAACGTATTAAtaggtactgtgtaaaaaaattaaatcgTTCTGCCGTCATTTCAACATCGAACATATCGGTCAACCATTTATCTGCTTATACTTATCTAAGGGGAGCGAAACTATGAGAAGATAAAATTTCAAAAACTTTTATATTGGTTGATATAACTTATGTCcatgagagtgtgagagctgacagcttgaaaaagtaaaaaataaaagaagatgtATATAAGTAGTTAtgtgcatattagttttatgtataTTTAGGGCTTAAGGTTGACCATGTAGATTGAGATCTAAACTATGacgaaaaaaattcaaattttgaccATCACCATTTCTTTCTGTCACGATAATATCTAACGGTCGAATTTGATAAATTTTATTTCCTCCTCTTTCTTTGATACGGAAGGTATACATTTACAAAGAACTAATAAATTGGACTACATTAGTAGGCATGCAAGcattttgtgcgatccaaataatcgaaattgaaaatcgatcagtttgacattacccatctatttatagtatATTATTAGGTACTGTATAAAtaaattaacccgatccgctATCATTTCTACActaaataaagcggtcaactcTTTGTATACTTCTATTTCTCTAAGGAGAGTTGAATCACGAAGAGATAAACTtcttgaaatttttacattaggttATACAACTCATACCCGCGAGAGTGTGAGAGTtgacagatcaaaaaaataagttgcgaatgagcAGTTATGAGCAAATTAGTTTTATGTGGCATTTTAGGTTTAGAGTTGGCATAGTAGATTGAGACCCAAATAACTGCGAAAATAACTTAAATTTTGACCATGATCATTTCTTCTTATTATGACGGCATCCAACGGTCGTTTTTGAtgaagtctatttcctccacattgttcctcatggaatGCATACTATTTGATACAACTAAAACAAGTTGAGCCACATTAGTAGGCATGTAAGTATTTTATGCAATCCAAATCATCGTAATTGGAAATCGATTAATTTGACATTACCtatctatttatagtgtattaataggtattgtgtaaaaaaaaactaacccgATTCGATTAAATAAAATAGTCAACTCTTTATATGCTTTCACTTTGCCTAAGGGGAGCTGAATCATGAAGAGATAAATttcccaaaatttttacattaggttATGTAGCTCATGTCCACGAGAGTGTGGGAGTTGACAGTTTCGACTGGCAGTTATgagcattttagttttatgtgtatttaggATTTACAGTTGACaaagtagatcgagacccaaactaTAACGAAAAGAATTGAAATTTTGACTATAACCATTTTTTTATGTCATGATAATATCTAACGGTCGAATTTGATATATTCTATTTCCTTCACCATGTGTTGTCACGGAAGGTATACTTTTACATCTAACTGAAAAGTTAAACTACATTAGTAGGCATGTAAGTATTTTGTGcgatcaaaataatgaaaattgaaaatcaatcaGTTTGACATTAATCATCTATTTATAGtatattaataggtattgtgtaaaaaaagaaaaaaaaaactaacccgATTCGCCATTATTTTGACATTAAATAAAATAGTCAACCCTTTATACATttttacttccctaaggggGGCTGAATCATGAAGAGACAAATttcccaaaatttttacattaggttATGTAGCACCTGTCCACGAGAGTGTGGGAGTTGACAGCtcaaaaaataagttgcgagcaagcggttatgagcattttagttttatgtgtatttagggTTTACGGTTGACCgcgtagatcgagacccaaactacaacgaaaagaattgaaattttaaccataaccatttctttatGTCATGATAATATCTAACGATCGAAtttgataaattatatttccttCACCTTGTTTGTCATGGAATGAATACTTTTACACCTAACTAATAAGTTAAACTACATTAGTAGGCATGTAAGTATTTTGTGcgatcaaaataatgaaaattgaaaatcgatcagCTTGACATtaaccatctatttatagtatattaataggtattgtgtaaaaaaactAACCCGATTCGCCGTTATTTTAGCATTAAATAAAATGGTCAATCCTTTATACGTTTTtgcttccctaaggggagctgaatCATGAAGAGACaaattttccaaaattttcaCAGTAGGTTAtgtaccacatgtccacaaGAGTGTGGGAGTTGACAGctcaaaaaaataagttgcgattgagcggttatgagcattttagttttatgtgtatttagggTTTACGGTTGACCACGTAGATCGAGATCCAAACTACAACGAAAATAATTGAAATTTtaaccataaccatttctttatGCCATGATAATATCTAACGGTCGAAtttgataaattatatttccttCACCTTGTTTGTCATGGAAGGAATACTTTTACACCTATTAAGTTCAACTACATTAATAGGCATGTAAGTATTTTGTGcgatcaaaataatgaaaattgaaaatcgatcagCTTGACATtaaccatctatttatagtatattaataggtattgtgtaaaaaaaaaaataaccggATTCGCCGTTATTTTGGCATTAAATAAAATGGTCAACCCTTTATACGTttttacttccctaaggggagctgaatCATGAAGAGACAAATttcccaaaatttttacattaggttATGTAGCACATGTCCACGAGAGTGTGGGAGTTGACAGctcaaaaaaataagttgcgagcGAGAGGTTATGAAcattttagttttatgtgtatttagggTTTACGGTTGACCgcgtagatcgagacccaaactacaacgaaaagaattgaaattttaaccataaccatttctttatGCAATGATAATATCTAACGGTCGAAtttgataaattatatttccttCACCTTGTttgtcatggaaggtatacttttacACCTAAACTATTAAGTTAAACTACATTAGTAGGCATGCAAGTATTTTGTGcgatcaaaataatgaaaattgaaaatcgatcagCTTGACATtaaccatctatttatagtttattaataggtattgtgtaaaaaaaaaaaaaaaacccgatTCGCCGTTATTTTGGCATTAAATAAAATGGTCAACCCTTTATACGTTTTTACTTCCCTATGGGGAGCTGAATCATGAAGAGACAAATTTCCCAAAATGTTTACATTAGGTCATGTAGCACATGTCCACGAGAGTGTGGGAGTTGACAGctcaaaaaaataagttgcgagtgagcggttatgagcattttagttttatgtgtatttagggTTTACGGTTGACcacgtagatcgagacccaaactacaacgaaaagaattgaaattttaaccataaccatttctttatATTATGATAGTATCTAACGGTCGaatttgataaattctatttccttCACCTTGTttgtcatggaaggtatacttttacACCTAACTAATAAGTTACACTACATTGCCTACTAGTATTTTGTGcgatcaaaataatgaaaattgaaaatcgatcagTTTGAGATTAACTATCTATTTATAGAGTATTGATAggtattgtttaattttttaaactTCCGCCGTTATTTCGACATTAAATAAATTGGTCAACCTTTTATACGCTTCTAATTCCCTAATGGGAGCTGAATCACGAAGAGATAAATTTCCCAAAATTTTTATATTAGGTTATATAGCTCATGTCCACGAGAGTGTAAGAGCTGATAGATCGAAAGACTAAGatgcgagtgagcggttatgagcatttTAGTTTTATATGTATTTAGGGTTTACGATTGACCATGTAGATCGAGACTCAAActacaatgaaaaaaaaaattaaaattttgatcATAACCGTTTCTTTATGTCATGATAATATCTAACGGTCGaatttgataaattctatttcctccaTCTTGTTCATTTTGAAAGGTATATTTTTCTGTATTACCAATAAACATGCTAGACAACTAGGATAACTGTTTAAGGATTTTGTGCAATTTaaaaaattattgaaaattgaaacattTGAAATTAAACAGTAAGTaacttattaaaataaaaatgcttatttattttaattaaaatataaatttcttttatttaaaaAGTATATCTccaccttttcaaaaaaaaaaaagtctatgtCCACTATTTTTTTGTTCGATGAAAGAAAGGCAATCTCTACTATTAAAATCAAAATGATTACTTCTTTTTCTTAGTATAAAAATTAAACATTGAAAAAAGTTAAACAAATTAAATTGCCCTTTACCAAAAAATACCAAATAAatttgtacaaaaaaaaaaaaaggaaaaagaagaagctatATTTGTAGCCCACGTGGCTCAAACCTTTGCAGCCAACACATTTGCTAGGTGTCTTAACCACCATGTCGACCAACCTTAATATCATCCATTCATCTAACCACGTATTAAGAAGCAGGAACTAATGCAACTGAACATAATGGGGTCTGTTCAATACTTCGATCTCTCTCTTCCCCTATACTCTGCCCATCTCTCGACTCGAACTTGCAGCAGCTCTGAAAGCTTGTTGGATAGGAGAATACGCTGTAGGTCTCGAGTGTGGTTGTTGGGGTTATACTGGACCTCGATGGAGGAACCGATATCGGCTTCAGTGATTTCTTCTCGGTCCATAACTCCAGTACGTGTAGCGGAGGCGTTCGATAATGGCCTCGAAATTGATCCAGAATTTGGGACATAGCAACTCATCATCAGGTTTGATAAGGCCCCGAAAAGACGTACGGCACGAATTGTCGTCCACTAATTCAAAGTAGTCACTGGACAAGGCCATAGATGTGTTTATGAACAAGAtatgaagaaagatgaagatGATCGAGCCTCAGCCCTTTTTACCTTGTTTCGCATATTACATTAATACCCTCGACTTTCTACACTAACGGCAGCCACTTTACTGATAACGAAAGTTAGTTTTGCAATTACACTACTGCCCTTGTAATTCAAATCGTGTGGACGTGAGCAAGCCACGCGGGACGGGCCCATGAGGGCGCACCCTACGTAGGGCGTATTCCAGCCGCTCCCAGGATAAAATAGTATTTCATTCATATTTAgaaattattgaatttaatatactgaatatctataattaaaaaaaaattttgacacaaaaaaagaaaaaagaataacatCCAATTTATTCTTCACTGTTCTCGGGATACTTGGGgcaattaattattattatttttgaataaagggctggtgcggctgccctcagtcttgattaatgaaattgccgaatacaaggggggggacattaagcctaaatccctgattacaataagcaactagagtatttcctgaaataatatcaggaatctctacataagacatgtattctaacaagcaccaactagcaaagagtgcactattggctactccatttgctttgatatAGCAGTGatataacggaaagataacccgatatgtaacccgattataacgtagcataattactaTAATctcagctttcctactatgttgccgccagaTGATAAATCTGgcgacacttagcttcaccctgccactaggcggaaGCGACCATTTGATGAAGCAAACTCGcggcctacctagagcagacaagacaCTTTGAGTGCATACACAGACACATAGCCCGACTAGTCCTACACAATTATTGTAGGAACTTATTTCTCGCAAAAAGCGGAAACATAGTAAATAGCATAAATAACAAACAACtttcaaataaaaaaaccttAATGGACCTAAGGTGAAGCCCCAGGCCCAAAAACCACAAGGCCTAAGGCAGGCCCACAATCGAAGTAGGTCAACGAGGGCCCAGATAGCCCAGCCCAAACACGGTCCTGCACAGGAAGCACCACCGCCGCCTTCCCATCTCCCAGATCGCCACTCCATGTCCGCTCTCGGACCTCGACCGCCGTCGAACAAGCGTCGCCGACAGAGAACCAGCAGCTGTCATCCTCCACCACTACACCCCCAAAACTCGAGTGCCCAGATCCCTGATGACGAGAAGCACCAGAAATCAGACACCCACTGTCTTCCTTCCCGAACCGACTGTCGTCCTCCCACATCCCTGCTGCAAGATCCGAAAGCCCGACTAACTCCACACAACCGGACATTGCCTTCTGCCGCGCACCCCCTCCCAGTGCAGGCACCGCCATAAATCGAAATCCAAATAACTTGGACCCTCGCCGGCCCATTCTCCGATCATCAGACCAAATCCCAGACCCCACATCTCGCCCGACCGCAGTGCAGCCGGACGAGAGCTAGAGAAGACGGCGACAAACTTTGGCTAACCTAGCGCATGGAGCACGTACTAAGAGAGAAGTACGTTGTTTATTCTGATGGGGCAATTAATTTAAGTACTCTTGGTTTTGTTCAGTTTcttttttatgaaaatttaatatatattaatttgggTCAACTAATGAGATAACTTTTTTCTCGaacaattaataggattaatcAATGGAGATGGTAggtaaaagaaatataaaaaataggtgtttagtttagtttaataaaaaatttgtaaaagaaatataaaaaataggtGTTTTACGATTTTACTCATACTTTAACAGAATAATTGACAGAAGTACTAAAATGGCTAACGGAGGGATAATACAAGTAACACTAGACTCCCCAAAAAGTACATTTCgtgatagttcaggtaccatataAAGATTTTACCCTAAAGATAAACCATCAGGATGAAACGACGATGGTAATATATATCCCTACTTCCACGACACGTCGTTTTATCACCGTTGAATGATATGCTAGCTTGTCTTCTTCCTAGTCAGATCATTCCGACACAGTTGAACTGCTGAAGCTCAAAACCAATGAAGGCGGTAGTGGTAACGACCCCCGGCGGACCGGAGGTCCTCCGAGTACAAGAAGTAGAAGACCCAGAAATCAAGGACGACGAGGTTCTTATCAGAGTGGAGGCCACCGCGCTGAACGGAGCCGACACTTTTCAGAGGAAGGGACTGTACCCACCACCTCCGGGGTCCAGTCACTACCTGGGCGTCGAATGTTCTGGAACCATCGAGGCCGTCGGGAAACACGTGTCAAGATGGAAAGTGGGTGATCAGGtaatctggaaaaaaaaaaatgatcttatGCTAGGAATTGGTCAGTTTTGGATGTAAAGTTTAGAGGCATAAAAATGTAATGATATTTGCTAAAAAGGGATTGGAATCAGTAGTATTCAATGACCCTATTGTTACATTCGGTTAGAGAAATGGGATTTGACGGATTATGTAGGTGTGTGCTTTACTTAATGGAGGAGGGTATGCTGAGAAGGTGGCTGTTCCGGCGGGACAGGTTCTACCGGTTCCACCTGGGATTTCTTTGAAGGATGCTGCGAGCTTTCCGGAGGTGGCGTGCACTGTCTGGTCCACCATTTTTATGATGAGCCGGCTATCTTCGGGCGAAACACTTTTGGTAACTTGCTTGCATATTGTAATCTGGTGTATTAATGTTACATTGGAAATGTTGTTTTCTAAGTTACAAACATCTCTGGTTGCTTTTTGTTTCTGTATTGAATCACTTGCAGTATTTGGTTTTCCCAAATTGTAGCTTGATACTTTTTCGTGATGATGTATGGAATGTGCTACTAGAAGTAAAATTTCTATCATGTCGATAATATCTTTATGTTGGTATCTATGGCACTGTTTTTCTTATATTGTCTTGAACAAAGCTTTAGATCTAGGCATAGAATAATTGAACAAGTGAATTGTTTTAGCTTTGTGTATCTCCATAACAGAGGTGAAATTTCAGGTTCATGGGGGTTCCAGCGGAATCGGTACATTTGCTATTCAGATTGCTAAATACTGGGGAGTAAGGGTATTTGTCACAGCAGGTAAGCCATACATTTTCATATGTGGAACAGAATCAGTTTTCAGGTTTTCACATTTAACGTTATTGATCTTGGATCATCAGGTAGTGAGGAAAAGTTAGCAGCTTGTAAGGAGCTTGGGGCTGACGTAGGTATCAATTACAAGACGGAGGACTTTGTTACACGGGTAAAGGAAGAGACAGGCGGCAAAGGTTTGTTCTATGTATTAACGCCCGATTAATATTACGCAAGAGCATTACTATACCTTTTTGTGTTCTTTCAGTTACTGTTGAGTATGAAAAACATATTGGTATATGCTCATTGGCAGGTGTTGAAGTCATCTTGGATAGCATTGGGCAAGCCTATTTTAAATGTAACCTTGACAGCTTAGCTTTTGATGGGAGGCTTTTTGTCATTGGGACACTGAGTGGCGCTGTCTCAGAAATAGATCTTCGTATGgtgctttcaaagcgcctcaccATCCAAGGTACTAAAATTTTTACTTGGTTTTAGTACCGTAGGCTTTTTGCCTCATATATTGTTTTTCAGA
Protein-coding regions in this window:
- the LOC133718667 gene encoding uncharacterized protein LOC133718667, with protein sequence MKAVVVTTPGGPEVLRVQEVEDPEIKDDEVLIRVEATALNGADTFQRKGLYPPPPGSSHYLGVECSGTIEAVGKHVSRWKVGDQVCALLNGGGYAEKVAVPAGQVLPVPPGISLKDAASFPEVACTVWSTIFMMSRLSSGETLLVHGGSSGIGTFAIQIAKYWGVRVFVTAGSEEKLAACKELGADVGINYKTEDFVTRVKEETGGKGVEVILDSIGQAYFKCNLDSLAFDGRLFVIGTLSGAVSEIDLRMVLSKRLTIQAAGLRFRSPENKAVIVREVEENVWPAIVAGKVKTVVYKRFPLSEAAEAHQLLETSQHIGKILLFP